From Novosphingobium decolorationis, one genomic window encodes:
- a CDS encoding 2Fe-2S iron-sulfur cluster-binding protein, which produces MVNVQFVTTEGNKVSAQAEPGTRLLEVAQAAGMPLEGTCEGQMACSTCHVYLSDEWFAKVEPASMDEEDMLDLAAGVARTSRLSCQIELTEDLDGIEVRIPGVSRDMQIG; this is translated from the coding sequence TTGGTAAACGTGCAATTCGTCACGACCGAAGGGAACAAGGTTTCGGCACAGGCCGAGCCGGGAACGCGCCTGCTCGAAGTGGCCCAGGCCGCGGGCATGCCGCTCGAAGGGACGTGCGAGGGGCAGATGGCCTGTTCCACCTGCCATGTCTATTTGTCGGATGAGTGGTTCGCCAAGGTCGAGCCCGCCTCGATGGACGAGGAGGACATGCTCGATCTGGCGGCGGGTGTCGCGCGCACCAGCCGCCTTTCCTGCCAGATCGAACTGACCGAGGATCTCGACGGGATCGAGGTGCGTATTCCCGGCGTTTCGCGCGACATGCAGATCGGCTGA
- a CDS encoding cysteine desulfurase family protein: protein MIYLDYQATTPLAPEAREAMLPWLGGPETSGFANPHSPHRPGRMAAAAVEVARDQVAALLPPGGRVIFTSGATEAINLAMVGSGSKRLAVSAIEHSAVLDTARWIDPGSQEIPVGEDGCVAADAPLREGTDLVAVMQVNNEIGTVQPVDELAQRAHAAGALFLCDAVQGAGKIVPPQGADMIAISAHKMYGPKGIGALWVRDGLDLEPLIRGGGQEQGLRSGTLSPALCAGFGAAAALALRSRDEDAAHIARLWDSARAALPDWDLNGSAERRWKGNLNLHRKGLDVARLMSDLRAVAFSAGSACASGSGRPSHVLRALGLADSAAKASIRLGFGRYSTQRDIEDACAQIEAAAAAQGV from the coding sequence ATGATCTATCTCGACTATCAGGCAACGACCCCATTGGCGCCCGAGGCGCGCGAGGCCATGCTGCCCTGGCTGGGTGGGCCTGAGACCAGCGGCTTTGCGAACCCGCACAGCCCGCATCGTCCCGGACGCATGGCGGCCGCGGCCGTGGAAGTCGCGCGCGACCAGGTAGCCGCGCTTCTGCCACCGGGAGGCCGCGTGATCTTTACCTCGGGCGCGACCGAGGCGATCAATCTGGCAATGGTTGGAAGCGGGTCTAAGCGGCTGGCCGTGTCGGCCATCGAGCATTCGGCCGTGCTCGACACCGCGCGTTGGATCGATCCTGGCTCGCAGGAAATCCCGGTCGGAGAGGACGGCTGTGTGGCTGCGGACGCGCCGCTGCGCGAGGGCACCGACCTCGTCGCGGTCATGCAGGTCAACAACGAGATCGGCACGGTCCAGCCCGTGGACGAACTGGCGCAGCGCGCCCATGCGGCAGGCGCGCTGTTCCTGTGCGATGCGGTGCAGGGCGCTGGCAAGATTGTACCGCCGCAAGGCGCGGACATGATCGCGATCAGCGCGCACAAGATGTACGGTCCCAAGGGGATCGGTGCGCTCTGGGTGCGTGATGGGCTCGATCTCGAACCGCTGATCCGCGGCGGCGGGCAGGAGCAGGGCCTGCGTTCGGGTACCTTGAGCCCGGCGCTGTGCGCGGGGTTTGGCGCTGCAGCCGCGCTGGCGCTCAGGAGCCGCGATGAGGACGCGGCGCATATTGCCCGGCTTTGGGACAGCGCGCGTGCGGCTTTGCCGGACTGGGACCTCAATGGCTCGGCCGAACGGCGCTGGAAGGGAAATTTAAACTTGCATCGCAAGGGTTTGGATGTAGCCCGTCTGATGTCTGATCTTCGCGCCGTGGCGTTTTCGGCTGGCTCGGCTTGCGCCAGCGGCTCGGGAAGGCCCAGTCATGTGCTGCGCGCGCTCGGACTTGCCGACAGTGCGGCCAAAGCCTCTATCCGTTTGGGATTCGGGCGATATAGTACGCAACGGGACATAGAGGATGCCTGCGCTCAAATAGAAGCCGCTGCGGCGGCGCAGGGAGTCTGA
- the parC gene encoding DNA topoisomerase IV subunit A, whose product MVTSLDDSSDPFDAIVDAPFDAALSERYLVYALSTITARSLPDLRDGLKPVHRRLLWAMRQLKLDPASAYKKSARVVGDVIGKYHPHGDASVYDAMVRLAQDFSLRYPLVQGQGNFGNIDGDNAAAYRYTEARLTKTAIQLMAGLDEGTVDFIPTYNGEESEPDIFPGLFPNLLANGATGIAVGMATSIPSHNAAEIIDATMLLIENPQVEHEQLMEVFHGPDFATGGLVVDSAAAISHAYETGKGAFRMRGRFSNGRDEAGNWEETGIEKLGGGQWQLVVSEIPYMLAKGKLIEQIAQLIADKKLPILEDVRDESDEQIRIVLVPKSRNVDPELLKESLYRLTDLECRFSLNLNVLDAQRTPGVVGLKDLLRQWVVNQIDILQRRTQHRLDKIAARLELVEGYIIAYLNLDRIIEIIRTEDEPKPVMMAEFNLTDRQAEAILNMRLRSLRKLEEMELRQEHEELLKEQDELTKLLESPARQRTRLKRDLMALRKDYAEDTELGRRRTTIAEARPTVEFSMDAMIEKEPITVVLSQRGWIRAAKGHVALDSEFKYKEGDGPAYAFHAQTTDKLLIALDNGRFYTLGGDKLPGARGFGEPIRTMVDIDAEAQIVAALAHKPKGQLLLASNVGRGFAVVTDEILAETRKGKAVMSTKPGVKLAVVREIPAEHDHVAVVGDNRKLVVFNLDELPIMAKGQGVTLQRYRDGGMADVTTLKLEEGLSWTMGGDTGRTRTEKDIAMWKVARGAAGRLPPNGFPRDNKF is encoded by the coding sequence ATGGTGACTTCTCTCGACGACAGTTCCGATCCGTTCGACGCCATTGTCGATGCGCCGTTCGATGCCGCGCTTTCCGAGCGCTACCTCGTCTACGCGCTCTCGACGATCACCGCGCGTTCGCTGCCCGACCTTCGCGACGGCCTGAAGCCGGTCCACCGGCGCCTGCTCTGGGCGATGCGGCAGCTGAAGCTCGATCCGGCGAGCGCCTACAAGAAGTCCGCGCGCGTCGTGGGCGACGTCATCGGCAAGTACCACCCGCATGGCGATGCGTCGGTCTACGATGCGATGGTCCGCCTCGCGCAGGACTTCTCGCTGCGCTACCCGCTGGTGCAGGGGCAGGGCAACTTCGGCAACATCGACGGCGATAACGCGGCAGCCTACCGCTACACCGAGGCGCGCCTTACCAAGACCGCGATCCAGCTCATGGCCGGGCTCGACGAAGGGACTGTCGACTTCATCCCGACCTACAACGGGGAAGAGAGCGAACCGGACATTTTCCCGGGGCTCTTCCCCAATCTGCTTGCCAACGGGGCGACGGGCATCGCGGTGGGCATGGCGACCTCGATCCCCAGCCACAACGCGGCCGAGATCATCGATGCGACGATGCTCCTGATCGAGAACCCGCAGGTGGAGCATGAGCAGCTCATGGAAGTCTTCCATGGGCCCGACTTTGCAACCGGCGGCCTGGTCGTCGACAGCGCGGCGGCGATCTCCCACGCCTACGAGACGGGCAAGGGCGCCTTCCGCATGCGCGGACGCTTCTCCAATGGCCGTGACGAGGCGGGCAACTGGGAGGAAACCGGCATCGAGAAACTGGGCGGCGGCCAATGGCAGCTCGTCGTTTCCGAAATTCCCTACATGCTCGCCAAGGGCAAGCTGATCGAGCAGATCGCCCAGCTGATCGCGGACAAGAAGCTGCCGATCCTGGAAGACGTGCGCGATGAAAGCGATGAGCAGATCCGCATCGTCCTCGTGCCCAAGAGCCGCAACGTGGACCCGGAACTCCTGAAGGAAAGTCTCTACCGGCTGACCGACCTGGAGTGCCGCTTCTCGCTCAACCTGAACGTCTTGGACGCGCAGCGCACGCCCGGCGTCGTCGGGCTGAAGGACCTGCTGCGCCAGTGGGTCGTCAACCAGATCGACATTCTCCAGCGCCGCACGCAGCACCGGCTGGACAAGATCGCCGCGCGCCTCGAACTCGTCGAAGGCTACATCATCGCCTACCTCAACCTGGATCGGATCATCGAGATCATCCGGACCGAGGATGAGCCCAAGCCGGTGATGATGGCGGAGTTCAATCTCACCGACCGGCAGGCCGAGGCGATTCTCAACATGCGTCTGCGCTCCTTGCGCAAACTGGAGGAAATGGAACTCCGCCAGGAGCACGAGGAACTGCTCAAGGAGCAGGACGAGCTTACCAAGCTGCTCGAAAGCCCGGCGCGCCAGCGTACGCGCCTCAAGCGCGACCTGATGGCGCTGCGCAAGGACTACGCCGAGGATACCGAGCTTGGCCGCCGCCGCACCACGATTGCCGAGGCGCGGCCTACGGTTGAATTCTCGATGGACGCGATGATCGAGAAGGAGCCCATCACGGTGGTCCTTTCGCAGCGCGGCTGGATCCGCGCGGCCAAGGGGCACGTCGCGCTGGACAGCGAGTTCAAGTACAAGGAAGGCGACGGCCCGGCCTATGCCTTCCACGCGCAGACGACCGACAAGCTGCTGATCGCGCTGGACAATGGTCGCTTCTATACGCTGGGCGGGGACAAGCTGCCGGGTGCGCGCGGATTTGGCGAACCGATCCGCACGATGGTCGACATCGACGCCGAGGCGCAGATCGTCGCGGCGCTCGCGCACAAGCCCAAGGGGCAGCTCCTGCTCGCCTCCAATGTGGGTCGCGGCTTTGCCGTGGTGACCGACGAGATCCTGGCGGAAACCCGCAAGGGCAAGGCGGTGATGAGCACCAAGCCGGGCGTGAAGCTGGCCGTGGTGCGCGAGATCCCGGCCGAGCACGACCACGTCGCCGTGGTCGGAGACAACCGCAAGCTGGTCGTCTTCAACCTCGACGAACTGCCGATCATGGCCAAGGGGCAGGGCGTTACGCTGCAGCGCTACCGCGACGGGGGCATGGCGGACGTGACCACGCTCAAGCTGGAAGAGGGGCTCTCCTGGACGATGGGCGGTGACACCGGACGCACGCGCACCGAAAAGGACATCGCCATGTGGAAGGTCGCACGCGGTGCGGCCGGACGCCTTCCGCCCAACGGCTTCCCGCGCGACAACAAGTTCTGA
- a CDS encoding alpha/beta hydrolase — translation MPAVIFPGPEGRLEGRFQPAPRPRAPVAMILHPHPQAGGTMNDRITQHLYKTFVARGFATLRFNFRGVGRSQGSFDNGIGELSDAAAALDWVQQIHPESSTTWIAGYSFGALIGMQLLMRRPEIRGFISIAPPANMYDFSFLAPCPASGIIIQGEADTVVTPNAVQKLVDKLRTQKHITIHHDEVRKANHFFENETDDLMKSVNNYLDMRLAPDCPIK, via the coding sequence ATGCCCGCAGTGATCTTTCCCGGACCCGAAGGCCGTCTCGAAGGCCGCTTCCAGCCCGCGCCGCGTCCGCGCGCGCCGGTCGCCATGATCCTCCACCCGCACCCGCAGGCGGGCGGCACGATGAACGACCGCATCACGCAGCATCTCTACAAGACCTTCGTGGCGCGCGGCTTTGCCACCCTGCGCTTCAACTTCCGCGGCGTGGGCCGCAGCCAGGGCAGCTTCGACAACGGCATCGGCGAACTCTCGGACGCGGCCGCCGCGCTCGACTGGGTGCAGCAGATCCACCCCGAAAGCTCGACCACCTGGATCGCGGGCTACTCGTTCGGCGCGCTGATCGGCATGCAGCTGCTGATGCGCCGCCCGGAGATCCGCGGCTTCATCTCGATCGCGCCGCCCGCCAACATGTACGACTTCAGCTTCCTTGCGCCCTGCCCGGCCTCGGGCATCATCATCCAGGGTGAAGCCGATACGGTGGTGACGCCCAACGCGGTGCAGAAGCTGGTCGACAAGCTGCGCACGCAGAAGCACATCACCATTCACCACGACGAAGTGCGCAAGGCCAACCACTTCTTCGAGAACGAGACCGATGACCTGATGAAGTCGGTCAACAACTACCTCGACATGCGCCTCGCGCCGGACTGCCCGATCAAGTAA
- a CDS encoding DUF4349 domain-containing protein: MPHPTRPVWPLAPVLASFLLVACGEGGNYEAAPSGVEKLTTVDIGEEPPKETPESGEIPVSVPRIAYTYRYQYRLPAEHIAQVQARQASLCEKQGPQVCRVLSMQSDLGENDYASGSLTLAVAAPRARAFGQELAELVSGQGGDQIGSAIEGEDLSKQIVDTAARLKARRLLRDRLMEVLATRKGSVAELVEAERGVAKVNEEIDQAESWLAQMQGRVDFSEMNLSYAARTPSSGGFLGPIREAVRNLDTILGTVIGALIILGAIGIPLGLVIWGIVWLVSHLRRRRGS; encoded by the coding sequence ATGCCCCATCCGACAAGGCCCGTGTGGCCGCTTGCGCCTGTTCTCGCTTCGTTTCTGCTGGTCGCTTGCGGCGAAGGCGGCAATTACGAAGCCGCTCCGAGCGGGGTGGAAAAGCTCACGACAGTAGACATTGGCGAAGAACCGCCAAAGGAAACGCCGGAGAGCGGTGAGATCCCCGTCTCGGTTCCGCGCATCGCCTACACCTACCGCTACCAGTACCGCCTGCCCGCCGAACACATCGCGCAGGTCCAGGCCCGGCAGGCCAGCCTGTGCGAGAAGCAGGGGCCACAGGTCTGCCGCGTCCTCTCCATGCAGAGCGACCTTGGCGAGAACGACTACGCCAGCGGCTCGCTGACACTGGCCGTCGCCGCGCCGCGCGCCCGTGCCTTCGGGCAGGAGCTGGCCGAACTGGTCAGCGGCCAGGGCGGCGACCAGATCGGCAGCGCGATCGAGGGCGAGGATCTTTCCAAGCAAATCGTCGATACCGCCGCGCGCCTCAAGGCCCGCCGCCTGCTGCGCGACCGTCTGATGGAAGTCCTCGCCACCCGCAAGGGCTCGGTCGCCGAACTGGTCGAGGCCGAGCGCGGCGTGGCCAAGGTCAATGAGGAGATCGACCAGGCCGAGAGCTGGCTGGCGCAAATGCAGGGCCGGGTCGACTTCAGCGAGATGAACCTCTCCTACGCCGCGCGCACGCCGTCGAGCGGCGGCTTCCTTGGTCCCATACGCGAGGCAGTGCGCAATCTCGACACGATCCTGGGCACCGTGATCGGCGCGCTCATCATCCTGGGGGCCATCGGCATTCCGCTCGGCCTCGTGATCTGGGGGATCGTCTGGCTGGTGAGCCACCTGCGCCGTCGCCGAGGTAGCTGA
- a CDS encoding type 1 glutamine amidotransferase domain-containing protein, producing MTQRILILATDGFEPSELTGPRDALRDAGMDVQIASPETGEIRGWNHTDWGDPVKVDLALDDVKASEFDALVLPGGQINPDTLRLNSTAVELVQAFVHSGKPVGAICHAPWLLVEADAVRGKTVTGWPSIRTDLANAGANVVDREVAVDGNIITSRKPDDIPAFSNALIEAIRVPAQAA from the coding sequence ATGACCCAGCGCATCCTCATCCTCGCCACCGACGGTTTCGAGCCCTCCGAGCTCACCGGTCCGCGCGATGCCCTTCGTGATGCCGGAATGGACGTTCAGATCGCGAGCCCCGAGACCGGCGAAATCAGGGGCTGGAACCACACCGACTGGGGCGATCCGGTCAAGGTGGATCTCGCGCTCGACGATGTGAAGGCAAGCGAGTTCGATGCTCTCGTCCTGCCCGGCGGTCAGATCAATCCGGACACCCTGCGCCTCAATTCCACGGCCGTGGAGCTGGTTCAGGCCTTCGTCCATTCGGGCAAGCCCGTTGGTGCCATCTGCCACGCGCCCTGGCTGCTGGTGGAAGCGGACGCGGTTCGCGGCAAGACCGTGACGGGCTGGCCCTCGATCCGCACCGACCTTGCCAATGCGGGGGCCAACGTTGTCGACCGCGAAGTGGCCGTCGATGGCAACATCATCACGAGCCGCAAGCCCGATGACATTCCGGCTTTCTCGAACGCCCTGATCGAGGCCATCCGGGTTCCCGCGCAGGCCGCCTGA
- a CDS encoding phosphoenolpyruvate carboxykinase: MTLTASLSYPLDKQGIATKAEIFANLGTAPLVEHAIRNEEGTLSADGPFVVATGKHTGRSAKDKFIVKDAETEDTIWWGNTNVPMTPEHFAALKEDFLAAVGGKDKLYIADLFGGSQPEHRVKVRVINEFAWHNLFIRTLLVRPGAEELASFVPEYTIIDLPSFKADPARHGSRSETVIAVNFTEKLILIGGTAYAGEMKKSVFGILNYLLPTKGVMPMHCSANIGPDGDTAVFFGLSGTGKTTLSADASRTLIGDDEHGWSDTAVFNFEGGCYAKMIRLSAEAEPEIFATTKRFGTVLENVVIDPETRKIDLDDNSLAENSRGSYPIDFIPNASEDNLGPVPKNVIFLTADAYGVLPPIARLTPDQAMYHFLSGYTARVAGTEIGVTEPEATFSTCFGAPFMPRHPSIYGNLLKERIAKGGVKCWLVNTGWSGGKATMEGIKRMPIKATRALLNAALDGSLNTAEFKEDPNFGFEVPVEVPGVDTALLDPRGAWADGAEYDKTAQVLVKKFIDNFAQFEAHVDEGVRQAAPVTA, encoded by the coding sequence ATGACATTGACCGCTTCCCTAAGCTACCCGCTCGATAAACAAGGGATCGCCACCAAGGCGGAGATTTTTGCGAACCTGGGCACCGCGCCCCTGGTTGAGCATGCCATCCGGAACGAGGAAGGCACCCTGTCCGCAGATGGGCCTTTCGTTGTTGCGACGGGCAAGCACACGGGCCGTTCGGCCAAGGACAAGTTCATCGTCAAGGACGCCGAGACGGAAGACACGATCTGGTGGGGCAACACCAATGTGCCTATGACGCCGGAGCATTTTGCGGCGCTTAAGGAAGATTTCCTCGCGGCCGTTGGCGGCAAGGACAAGCTCTACATTGCGGACCTGTTCGGCGGTTCGCAGCCCGAGCACCGCGTCAAGGTGCGCGTCATCAACGAGTTCGCCTGGCACAACCTGTTCATCCGCACCCTGCTGGTGCGTCCGGGCGCCGAGGAACTCGCCAGCTTCGTCCCCGAGTACACCATCATCGACCTGCCCAGCTTCAAGGCCGATCCGGCCCGCCACGGCAGCCGCAGCGAGACCGTGATCGCGGTCAACTTCACCGAGAAGCTGATCCTGATCGGCGGCACGGCCTATGCCGGCGAGATGAAGAAGTCGGTCTTCGGCATCCTCAACTACCTGCTCCCGACCAAGGGCGTGATGCCGATGCACTGCTCGGCCAACATCGGCCCCGATGGTGACACGGCCGTGTTCTTCGGCCTTTCGGGCACCGGCAAGACCACGCTGTCGGCCGACGCCTCGCGCACCCTCATCGGCGATGACGAGCACGGCTGGTCGGATACCGCGGTCTTCAACTTCGAAGGCGGCTGCTATGCCAAGATGATCCGTCTCTCGGCAGAAGCCGAGCCGGAAATCTTCGCCACGACCAAGCGTTTCGGCACCGTTCTCGAGAACGTCGTGATCGACCCGGAAACCCGCAAGATCGACCTCGACGACAACTCGCTCGCCGAGAACAGCCGCGGATCCTATCCGATCGACTTCATTCCGAATGCCTCCGAGGACAACCTCGGGCCGGTGCCGAAGAACGTGATCTTCCTCACCGCCGACGCGTATGGCGTGCTGCCTCCGATCGCGCGTCTGACGCCCGACCAGGCGATGTACCACTTCCTGTCGGGCTACACCGCGCGCGTCGCGGGCACCGAAATCGGCGTGACCGAGCCGGAGGCGACCTTCTCGACCTGCTTCGGCGCACCGTTCATGCCGCGTCACCCCTCGATCTACGGCAACCTCCTCAAGGAGCGCATCGCCAAGGGCGGTGTGAAGTGCTGGCTGGTCAACACCGGCTGGTCGGGCGGCAAGGCGACTATGGAAGGCATCAAGCGCATGCCGATCAAGGCGACCCGCGCGCTGCTCAACGCCGCGCTCGACGGCAGCCTCAACACCGCCGAGTTCAAGGAAGATCCCAACTTCGGCTTTGAAGTGCCCGTGGAAGTGCCCGGTGTTGACACCGCGCTGCTCGATCCGCGCGGTGCCTGGGCCGATGGTGCCGAGTACGACAAGACCGCGCAGGTTCTGGTCAAGAAGTTCATCGACAACTTCGCCCAGTTCGAAGCGCACGTTGACGAGGGCGTCCGCCAGGCCGCGCCCGTCACCGCCTGA
- a CDS encoding aminotransferase class V-fold PLP-dependent enzyme yields the protein MRPEARAAWLEGAEIWANPSSPHKQGRAARAALEDARERVKRALGWSGELLFTSGASEALALGLGRAKVQRRLVSAVEHDAVFRAAPDAVEVPMAGGELDAEALAEHLGEEGRCVLALQSINSETGTVLLPSGPSEALEAMRAAGGLLLADCSQSAGKAPLPEADLIVASAHKLGGPVGIGALLVRDFALLEPTGGQERGYRAGTENLPAAMAFAAALDAGGVESWATSEGERFAFRDRLSEFGEVIQPSTACSHIFAVAAPRLAATAMLIRLDAMGFAISAGSACSSGTLKQSRVLKGFGIDEDTARRTVRVSIGWNTTPQDLDTFADAWAQVNG from the coding sequence TTGCGGCCCGAGGCGCGCGCCGCCTGGCTTGAAGGTGCCGAAATCTGGGCCAATCCCTCCAGCCCGCACAAGCAGGGGCGCGCCGCGCGCGCCGCGCTCGAGGATGCGCGTGAGCGGGTGAAGCGGGCGCTGGGCTGGAGCGGTGAACTTCTTTTCACCTCGGGCGCGAGCGAGGCGCTGGCTCTCGGGCTGGGCCGCGCGAAGGTGCAGCGTCGGCTTGTTTCGGCGGTCGAACATGACGCGGTTTTTCGCGCCGCACCCGATGCCGTCGAAGTGCCGATGGCAGGGGGCGAGTTGGACGCAGAGGCGCTGGCCGAACACCTTGGCGAGGAGGGGCGCTGCGTGCTCGCGCTCCAGTCGATCAACTCCGAGACCGGGACCGTGCTCCTGCCTTCGGGGCCGAGCGAGGCGTTGGAGGCCATGCGGGCGGCCGGAGGGCTGCTGCTTGCCGACTGCTCGCAATCGGCCGGCAAGGCGCCGCTGCCCGAAGCCGACCTTATCGTGGCCTCGGCCCACAAGCTGGGTGGCCCCGTCGGGATCGGGGCGCTGCTGGTGCGCGACTTTGCGCTCCTGGAGCCGACCGGCGGGCAGGAGCGTGGCTACCGCGCGGGGACGGAAAACCTGCCCGCCGCGATGGCCTTCGCCGCCGCACTGGACGCAGGCGGCGTCGAAAGCTGGGCGACAAGCGAGGGAGAACGCTTTGCCTTCCGAGACCGTCTCTCCGAATTTGGTGAGGTGATCCAGCCCAGCACGGCCTGCTCGCACATCTTCGCGGTTGCGGCGCCCAGGCTTGCGGCAACCGCCATGCTGATCCGGCTCGATGCCATGGGCTTTGCGATTTCGGCGGGAAGCGCGTGCTCGTCCGGCACGCTCAAGCAGAGCCGGGTGCTCAAGGGCTTCGGCATCGACGAAGACACCGCACGGCGCACCGTGCGCGTCAGCATCGGCTGGAACACGACACCCCAGGACCTCGATACCTTCGCGGACGCCTGGGCGCAGGTGAACGGATGA
- a CDS encoding DUF885 domain-containing protein, with the protein MTHPASAAAPLSRRNALQILSCGVAAVALPGSSRALAQSASGSPASAEASGLLDTLAWNFLDLSPGTATSLGVDTGAHAALRSRMEDRSPDGVARMAALLRRDLAAVSAVDETGLDPATRTSLEVIKSAYTTSLEGFAQPYGDVAVGSWRNTPYVVIQNVGAYLDTPRFLDADHPIKTPEDADAYIARLAQMDDQLDGELVRMKAATDKGLVPPDFLLDRAIAQMESTVADAGKDGGGLVASVANRTGTFQGDWEKQAKSLVAGDVLPALQRQLAELKRQRGLASSAPGLRERPGGAQFYAWALKASTTTAMPAEEIHKLGHEQLAELHGRMDPILKDLGYTQGTVGARMTALGKDPRFMFAKGDEGRDQIMAFIRQRIDWITSQMPRAFRELVPGNVEVRRLPLAEEPGAPTAYGGAGSKDGTVPGKMWINLRTTDLHRKYDLPTLVHHETIPGHVWQGEYANRLPLIRSILAFNAYSEGWALYGEQLGDELGAYDDDPVGRLGYLQSIAFRACRMVVDTGLHSQGWSREEGIRFFMEKNGNKREEVVNEVDRYCSWAGQACGYKMGHNEINRQRLRAISELGDAYDLRDFDQAVVDGGNVPLDVLGDNITRYIAGVKG; encoded by the coding sequence ATGACACACCCTGCATCGGCCGCAGCGCCGCTTTCCCGTCGCAACGCTCTCCAGATCCTGTCCTGCGGCGTCGCCGCCGTGGCCCTTCCGGGGAGCTCCCGCGCACTTGCCCAGAGCGCTTCAGGCTCGCCCGCCTCAGCCGAGGCGAGCGGCCTTCTCGACACGCTCGCCTGGAATTTCCTCGATCTCAGTCCCGGCACGGCGACCAGTCTGGGCGTCGATACGGGGGCGCACGCCGCCTTGCGCAGTCGCATGGAGGACCGCTCCCCCGATGGCGTGGCGCGCATGGCCGCCCTGCTGCGGCGCGATCTCGCGGCGGTCTCCGCCGTCGATGAGACTGGCCTCGATCCCGCGACCCGCACCAGCCTGGAAGTCATCAAGAGTGCCTATACGACGTCGCTCGAAGGCTTCGCGCAGCCCTATGGCGACGTTGCCGTGGGCAGCTGGCGCAACACGCCCTACGTCGTCATCCAGAACGTGGGCGCCTATCTCGACACGCCGCGCTTTCTTGATGCGGACCATCCGATCAAGACGCCCGAGGATGCGGACGCCTATATCGCACGCCTTGCCCAGATGGACGACCAGCTCGACGGCGAACTGGTGCGCATGAAGGCCGCGACCGACAAGGGCCTCGTGCCCCCCGACTTCCTGCTCGACCGCGCCATCGCGCAGATGGAGAGCACGGTGGCGGACGCGGGCAAGGACGGCGGCGGGCTCGTTGCCTCGGTCGCGAACCGCACCGGGACGTTCCAGGGCGATTGGGAGAAGCAGGCGAAAAGCCTTGTCGCGGGCGACGTGCTGCCCGCACTCCAGCGCCAGCTCGCCGAACTCAAGCGCCAGCGCGGCCTCGCCTCCAGCGCACCGGGCCTGCGCGAACGCCCCGGCGGCGCGCAGTTCTACGCCTGGGCGCTCAAGGCCAGCACCACCACCGCCATGCCCGCCGAGGAGATCCACAAGCTCGGCCACGAACAGCTTGCCGAACTGCATGGCCGGATGGACCCGATCCTCAAGGACCTTGGCTACACCCAAGGCACCGTCGGCGCGCGCATGACCGCGCTGGGCAAGGACCCGCGCTTCATGTTCGCCAAGGGCGATGAGGGCCGCGACCAGATCATGGCTTTCATCCGTCAGCGTATCGACTGGATCACCTCGCAGATGCCGCGCGCGTTCCGCGAACTGGTGCCGGGCAACGTCGAAGTCCGCCGCCTGCCCCTTGCCGAGGAACCGGGCGCTCCTACCGCCTATGGCGGCGCGGGCTCCAAGGACGGCACGGTGCCGGGCAAGATGTGGATCAACCTGCGCACCACGGACCTCCACCGCAAGTACGACTTGCCCACCCTCGTCCACCACGAGACGATCCCCGGCCACGTCTGGCAGGGCGAATACGCCAACCGCCTGCCACTGATCCGCTCGATCCTGGCCTTCAACGCCTATTCCGAAGGCTGGGCGCTCTACGGCGAGCAGCTGGGCGACGAACTGGGCGCCTATGACGATGATCCGGTCGGGCGCCTCGGCTACCTCCAGTCGATCGCTTTCCGGGCCTGCCGCATGGTCGTCGACACCGGCCTGCACTCACAAGGGTGGAGCCGCGAGGAAGGCATCCGCTTCTTCATGGAGAAGAACGGCAACAAGCGTGAGGAAGTGGTCAACGAGGTCGACCGCTACTGCTCCTGGGCCGGCCAGGCCTGTGGCTACAAGATGGGCCACAACGAGATCAACCGCCAGCGCCTGCGCGCCATTTCCGAGCTGGGCGACGCCTACGACCTGCGCGATTTCGACCAGGCCGTGGTCGATGGGGGCAACGTCCCCCTCGACGTTCTAGGCGACAACATCACGCGCTACATCGCGGGCGTGAAGGGTTAG